From Streptomyces sp. NBC_01551:
CCGCTGGGGCGCTTGAGGTACGGGAGGTCCTCGGGGGTGGGGGTGCCGGCGCCGCGGACGGCTTCGTCGACGGCGGCGCCGAAGCCGGTGCGGCGGGCGAGGTGCAGGACGCGGTCGCCGCCGAGGGCCTCGCCGAGCAGCCGCGCGGAGTCGTCGGCGCTGCCGGTGTCGGCGGCGATGAGGTTCTGCGCGGGGCGCTCCTGGCCGAGCAGGCCGGCGAGGGTCCGGGGGAGCCAGCGGGCGCCGTCGTGGGCGACGAGGACCGCGGTGACGACGTGCCGGGGGAACTCGGGTGTGGCGGCAGCCTGGTGGGAGGCCGCCGACTGGCTGTGCAGGGACATCGCTCTACTGGCCCTCCGGCCTGGGGGTCCCCCCGGACGAGGTCGGGGGGAGGGTCCGGGGGTGGTGTGCCCTCGGAGGCTGCTGGACAGCGCCCCACACTAACGGCTGGGAACACAGCGGTCCGCCTCCTGCGGGGAAGGTGCGGGAGGCGGACCGTTTGCTCTGCTCGATATGTCGTTGTGTGGATCCCCGTGGATCCCGCGGGTGTGGCGGGCCGTGCCGTCCGCGCCGGTCGGGGGGCGCTGGAGGCGTGTCAGACCGCGGCCTTTTTCAGGCGCCGGCGCTCGCGCTCGGACAGACCGCCCCAGATGCCGAATCGCTCGTCGTTGGCGAGGGCGTACTCAAGGCATTCGGAGCGGACTTCGCAGGCGAGGCAGACCTTCTTGGCCTCGCGGG
This genomic window contains:
- a CDS encoding WhiB family transcriptional regulator; its protein translation is MTELFQELLVEEADEELGWQERALCAQTDPESFFPEKGGSTREAKKVCLACEVRSECLEYALANDERFGIWGGLSERERRRLKKAAV